Genomic window (Grus americana isolate bGruAme1 chromosome 10, bGruAme1.mat, whole genome shotgun sequence):
CTGTGAGTAATCCTATTTATCCCTTTAACACAGCTGGGTAGAAGCAGATGGTAAGTTGTCAGTACCACAGGGAAACCTCCAGAATTTCCAAAATGTAccttttgttgtttattttatctATGTCATATATCTGGTAGCCTCTATTTTGTTAATACATTATTTGTCCAATTTGTATACGTTACTCCTGTCCATCCTTTGCACTTGTGGCAAATCTACACTCACACTTGATAATATAATTATGGTAATATGattttattattgctattatcaCCACCATTATTATTACAAATCAAAAATGTAGATGGTTCAGCAAAATACTTAGCACCAAAACCAACTATTATACATATAGTCTATATAATCCAGGCTAGAAAACTACTGCATCATTTTGCTTTACTCCCAAACAATATGAAATTCCTTCTCATCTTCTctacagaaaaaacaattattGGCACAACATCCATATTGTGCAGGAACAGAATGGATCTCTCTTCCCCATGGATCTCTCTGCTTCTGGCAGTTTCTCTAACTTAGTAACAGGCCTAAGTAATTTTGCAGTGAGAGAATTAACTTTTACCATTGCAGTCTGCAAAATCTCAAGCAGATCTGAAGTACACCACAATGATAAACCCTCAGCACGTACATGAGATTTGCTATCTCATTTCTGATGAAACGCGTTTTAATCTGTCAGGCTCACCTACCAGTCTCCTCCTCCTACATTCTATTCTGTAATTTTAAGAAATTGGCAACCTCTGTAGCCTTTCACACAAAAAAGCCCCATTTTAACTATCTTCCTACATGTCTACTCTCTGAATACAGAACTAATCACGCAATTCCCCAAAGAAATCAGAATCAGAGAGAGCTTGTGTATCAGGCTTAACGCAATGCTCATTTCTCCTGGTTCAAACCTTACTTTATACACAGGTAAAAACGTAACACATTCACATCCAAAAACTAAAAGCAAACTAGTAGACCCTAGTCAAGCAAAAACCTATGATCAGAAAATTAAAGGGTGCTAGAATCATGTTTAAGGTTCAGCATCCAAAGTAAACACGGCTGTGATTGGTCGTTCTACATCAGAGTAGCATGAGAATCGGCCCAATCACGGCCTGATTGGCTGAGCTTCAGATCTAACTGAACTGCACATACTGTACATACTACTGAGGTGTCCTAACAAAGCTGTGGAGGAAAGAATTTACACAGCTTTTTACACACTGCAACCGGCTTTATGTTCTCCTAACAATTCCTTCTTTTCATGTGCTGTTTCAATAATACATTCTTTTTAAAGGGTTTGGTAGGGAGCATCTGATGCTCTTGGTTTACTTCTGCCTCTttcaaaaccacattttcaaatttttggTTTGGTAAAAGAttgagttttcattttcctcttacagAAGCCTTTAGCACGTCAGCCAGAAATCACTCTTGGAAACCAGACACTAGAAGATGCCGCAAAGTATTTTCCACAGAACTTCAGCTGAATTAGGGGAAAACAGATTCAATATATGCACTCATACTATCGTTCTCTGACAATAATATTTAGCTGCTTCTGTAGTTTCCAAGAAAGTCCCAGGTCTACAGGCCAATTCTGAATATTTGACAAGCGCAATTTGAGAAATCCTCCTGGGGAAGCAGTGATTAGAGAAAGCAACTGGCAGCTAGGACGCCCACACTGTATTCCCTGTTTCATTACTGATTTTTCTGGATGACCTTGTCAAGTCATTTAATGCctttctgcctgtgttttcctAGCTGCAAAACGTTCAGATAAACATCTTCCTTTCGAAAACATAGTAAAATTGTTTACTATGGAAATAGTTCCTCAGATGTTCATCTGGCTCTCGGGGTATAACATCAGATGAAAAACACAATGGCCACATGACATAAACATCAATCTAATATTTTCTAACAGATGAAACTATCGCAGTTTAAGTAATAGGTTAACCTTGTAcccaaaagttttatttcagatgaaagagTAGTTACTCATTCAATTTAACCTTATTCATATCAGCCAAAACAGCAACGTAAGTGCAAACCATAAaggtaacaaaaccaaacaaaaaaaatggcatAAACTTCTTTGTTCTGCTTAATTTAAGAAGTGCGACTATTTAGCCAAGCTTCATCTTGATCGAGTatgtgctgctggcagcaggcaaTGCTCAGAACTGGGATTAAAACTACTGACATAGCACCCTCCAGCATGTAGATGGTTTAACAGCAGCTGGTGGTGACTGGGATCCCCAAGTCCGTTCAGGTAAATAGACTCTCATGCACATCTTCCTGAATGCTAACTGCCTCTTCCATGCCCCCTCAATGACCTTGACTGGCTAATACACGTTTTTATTGTTAATGGGCTAAGGTATGTACTATAAATGGAATACCTAAGTGCAGTCTTATATTATGAGTCATTTCAGCATTCCTCTTTTTCTAGAGAAAGTGTAGTATTACATAATTCTAGGAGCAACCTAGTAGAAGAGAGGAAGCAAaatgggaagggagaggagtgCAATTTTATCAATCCAGCTGTACAAACCTGGGCTAGCTAACAACAAGCAACACACACTGAAAAGAGAGCTGCTTTTTGACATTTAACACAGCTCCCACTTGAGGTATCACAAAAGTGCTGCTAAAGTTCTGGGAAGTGAACACACCACCTTGCACCAAGAAACCAAAAAGGCAATTTAGAGAGTTTAGGACAACTTTTCTACAGGGACTTGAACGTATTTCACCTGAGGAAGGATGCATGCTGCTATCATGGCCCGCTTCCACAGGCACTTCACCGAGCAGCTACACCGCCGCCTCCTCCGCGCTGCGCGGCCCTGATGGCGCTCCCTCAGCCCCCAACAAAATGGCCGCCGCGCGTGCCCCGGgggcttctctctccctcaGCACCGCCGGGCGGTCCCGCCACATCGGTACACCCGGAGGCTGTGGGAAGAAGGGGGAGGCAGTAGCCGCGCTCCCCTCGGAGAAGCGGCACCGTCGAAAGGAGACGGGAACGAGACAGACAGGGCATCATGCACCCCTGAGGAGAGCGAAGCAACAGCACGGCGGCTCCTGCGACCGATCTAGAAAAAGACCCGCGCGAGCCCTAACTCGCTACCTCATTGGCTCTCGTTTCTCTGCCGCCCGCTGATTGGTGAACAATTCCCCCCACGCGCCCTCTCTACCCTCCTATTGGCTCCTGCTTCCCTCTCAACTCCCGGTAgccagccgccgccgccgcgctgctgctcctgctgcgcACCGCGGTCCCCTCAGGGCAGCGATGGCGGTGGCGGGCGGGGGTTGCACCTCCGAGCCGGGCCAggcctcctccctcctctgtaGTGCCACAACGTGGCCCCTAAAGCGCTACGGCCGCTTCCTACCCCCGAAGGAGGGCGAAGACGAAGGGCAAAACACCTCCTCGTGGAAGGTGACAGCCGGGGGGCTGGCTGCTTGGTTTTGCTATAACTGGCTCCAGTGGGGTCTAGGAGGCCGCTGTGTAATAAGCAGTAATAAGTGAGGCTTTTGCGTGTTTCTTGCTGCTCATGCAGGAATCGGGGGAGATTTTGCTTCGTGCATGATTAAACACATCAATGATACAGTAGTTAGTggcccccccttttttttttattccttcctccGGCAGTGACCTGTGGTATTAAAAACTATAGATCAAGTTGGAAGAGTCCAGGTGGTTGTTTAAAGTAGTTAAATTTGTATGTGGAGTTATAATTAGTAAAATATTCCTAAATGCGCCTCCTGTCTGTGGGAGTGCAAGGCAAGTTCCATTACTCGGAGGTAAATTACACACCTGTCTTCTAGCATATCCTTTGAAACCTCTTAATTTGCactagaaatggaaaatgtgcaTTCTGTGCTTACAGggctagatttttattttctctatcttttttaaaggtttttgaATCAAATGAAGAATCAGGCCATCTTATCCTTACCATTGTTGTATCTGGccatttctttatttcccaAGGGCGAACAGTACTGGTAAGTTTCTCACGTATAAAGAACATTTCTCCATTCAGGTTAGCATCAGTATTAACTTTGTTTCCCTTTGCAGCTTCACATTCTCTCTCACTGAAAGGAAACTgccaattttattttgctcatgGTAATTCTCATGTGCTGCTTTCTCTCTACGCTTACCAGAATAATACTAAAGGCATTATTTCACACTGAGGAACAGTGTTTCTTCTGTGGCTCCAAAAATCTAGATTAAGATGTAATACTAAGTGCTGCTGGTGTTGCAAGATACgcgtttggttttttccatgatTCTTCTGCctaagaaaaaagagaaaatacactgTTAAGAAATAGATAAAACTATAACTATTAGACCCTATAAAATTTGCTGTATGATCCAGATAGATAGTTTCTCACCAATGACCTGTTAGGATTTTGGCTTATCAAAGGgtatggtggggttttttcctatgttGAGTAATGTGATCTAACATACATATTATATTCACGGAGACAAAACAACAACTTCAGAGTTGCGTCAACGGATTTTCCTGTAGCCTGTACTTAAGCATGACCAGCTACTGAACTAGAGATTTCACAATGACACCAAAGAGGTTAACAGAATGTATAAGAGAGTATATTGTAGCATTAAATATGTATAAacttttaaattagtttttgcTGTGCCTCTTAAAAGATCTTAAACTTACAAGGTATTTCTGTTAGTATAGGGGGAGAACCAAGGATACCCTTGAATTTTTTTGGCCTATGAGTGTGTTAAGGGTATTGAATAGATAATGAATGAGCTAACAGAGAGCTGTCAGCTGTCAGTCTGGATATCCCTCATACAAGACGTGATATTTGGCTCACATATTTAGTGAGGAGAAGTTAAATGTTCTTGGACAAGGTAAAACTGGAAAGTATTTCAGCAGTTGTGTTGAATAAGAAAAAAGGGATGGAGTAATTGATGGTCCAGATAGGTAAAAGAAACGCAACTGAAATGAAACTTGCTGCTATCTCTTGCCAAATTCTGCTTGGAATGAATCAGTGCAGAATGCACCTCTCCTGGGGCTGGTCCTGTTTTCAGTATCCCGATGAGACAGCTGTAAGTGTTTAGTAACTAGTAGGCTCATATTACTTTATAGAATGTCCTTGAAATAACCATATAAAGGCTAACTGAAAGTAAATTTTAATAACTAACTAAAGAGCGAAAAAGGCACAGACAAATGCTGTAGCCCTTCAAAGACTGCGTCTGGCAAAGACTGCATCTGGCAAGTAACAACGGGCAGATAAAAGCGTGCTGTGGTAAGGGATGAGTGCgggaagtaaaagaaaagctttataaaGACTTGGCTGAGAAAAGCACTTTCTTGCAGCTCTTGGGTTTAGTGGCTAGTGAAGCTTTCAGGCAGCTGCCTTGCTTGAAATGCCAGATGAGGAATTTCTGACATCCATCAGGTTCGTTTCAGCTTCGAAGAGACACTAAGATATTGCAGTAACGATCACAGCCTAAGAATAGTGCAGAATAGAGGTGGAACAGACATGCTTAGTAAATGTGACTGGTATCTAATACTGagagttcaaaagaaaaaagaagtcgtttcatttttttaaagaaaaacagcatttattttagcaATGCTTCTATACCAACCTTAAGGCCAACACCAACACCATTTTATTAAGCTTTAGAGGAAAAGTATACAAAACTGATGtcatatgcattttaaaacccAATTGTTAATTCCTTTGGGCGCACTTTTTCGAGTGCATGTAATTGGGATCATGCTGCAGGTATATTCTGTGCAGACAGAACTAACCTAGTGTGAAATACATCGGTACGACATGCCCTATGCCTATTGATATTTCCTGGAGATTGGAGCAGTTGCAGTCTTCCCACCGTTCCTCTTAAACTCAAAAACTTTGCAAATACCCAATCTGGTCGTTCTGAACACGGTCAGGCACCTTCAGAACTATGTTAGGTTTCCTGTTTACAAGGGATTTGCTCCAGCACGCCTAGCTTAGCTTTACTCCTTAGGCTTGTTCCTTAGGCACACGTCCTCCCAGAAACGCAACCCTTTTCCAAACGCTATGCAAGACTGATGCTCAGTGATAAAATTCTTCTTCCCTGGACAATCCCAATCTACAGGTATCTTTTCAGGCTTTGAAGAAAACTCTGAGGAGTAGCAGCCAGTATCATCAATCAGAAAGGTGATGCACAGGGATTGTGCTGAaaaaggcagcacaggcagtgaTGCTGTTGACCAGTAGCTGATAACAGCATCGATATCAAAGTACATATGACCACTACTGGATCTTTGAATGGTTTTCTTCAATTAGCAGGGACACTAGAAACTCAGTATCATTGTCCAAGGACAGTTTACACCACTGTGATGCTGTTGACAACAGGATCTGGACAGCGGGAGCAGCTTACAATGCGGTAGACTCAATGCCAGCCAGAACTGCGCAGGCCACTGGTGAAATTTTGCAAACTCCTTATTGAGAtgccatattaaaaaaaaagttgcaataCTGTGCAGTCTGTGTTATTGCTGTAGAAATAATCAGCCTGTAGAAATGGTTAATCTCACTGGTTCTATCTCCCTCTAGTCTCCAGCTCTCAGGAGTTGTCAGAAACCTGTCACAATATTTAAACAGGCTTTGCACGACTAAGTACATATAGTTCTTTTGAATCTGTCACAGACCAAATCCTCTCACTGGGGGTCCATTATAACGGACATTTTGTCACAGAGGATAATGTGAAAGTTTCTGCTCCAGAGGGAACGTATCAAGTTTGATAGAACGCTGCAATTATTGGAATGATTCAGCTTGTGTTTTTACTGTGTCTGTTCATTTCTGCTTGCTGACCTGGGCTACCgagaatttcctttttattgccAAGGTGTTCTCCAACACCTACGTGCTGCCTTACTTGCATTGAAATTCCCTCTGATGTACCTACAGAACTGTTTCTTGCTATGTAGTAACTGCATCCTTTAAGTTGTTGATGTCTAATCTTTTGATCTATCTTCTAATCCCTACTTTTCAGACCGTTTGATGTTCTACAGGCTTCTGGTTTTGAGGGAACTGGATAACAATTACGATAGCTTTGTACTGTGTACCTCCGTACAGGAACACAGTGAGGCACAAGATCTGTGTCACAGGGACACCATTTCCTTCTCAACTTGAATAACTATATTGTATTTTTGTACAATTTCTGTGCATGGAtaataaagggatttttttcccctctaacaGTAATCCAAGAATGAACTGAACTGCTAACTAAATTCAAGAATTCATTCAGTGGTGAATGtccctaactttttttttgacTGCAGCAGTAACAATAGAACAGGAATCCTCGCCCCGCCCCAAGAATTAACATGATCATCCTAAGtaacaggttttttaaaaaagaaatttttcatccAGCATCTGTACCAAAGAAAACTTACTAATtggatgcttttaaaatgagtaGTACTGTAGTATGGTAAGAAGATATCTCTTCTGGTTTAAAATTGGCAAGGAATGTAGTAAAATCAGTGCATTGAGAGATGTAAACTATCTTGGTTTGtaccttctgttttctttaggaAGATAAAAGTCAGAGTGCATCTGTTCCTCAGTGGTGTGTGCATTTTACAAAAGCCAAAATGAACCTTTTTAGCTGCCAGCAAGCTCTACGTTATGCTGATAATACTGTAGGtgtatgctttttaaaaaagtccagcaaaaaaaaaaaaataaaatccaagtCACATACTGAAAAGTGTAAACTTCCAGACTTCGGCTGTTTTGTATTTCACGTAGAACTTTTCGTTCATTCTTCTGCAGTAAACAGTGGTGTTAACTAAACTAATGCTTGCCTGAACTCGGTGCCGATCAGCTTCATAGTTAGTTTTCAGCTAAACTAATCTCATTTGGCCAACGTACTCTCCTGCCAGCGTGAAAACAAGAGGACGTAGCTTGTGTGTGTGACTTATTTACTTAGTGAATCCTCTGGTGTCTACCTTTCATCTACAAACAACTTTCATTACAACTCCATTTGCGTAAAACTGAGGTGAAAGAGTTGTGTAGAAATGGAAATCTTTCTTTCATTGATGGTTGGATTAACAAGATCCATTCTAGGACGAATAGTCGAGTGTTCCTGGCTCGAAACATTTTCTCTATAATAGATGTATTTATGTATTCTCTtagtcctttttattttcttaaagcagGAGTGTTaagaaaccttttatttttcttaaagaaatctAGTCATTTAGAGCCAAGTGAGACTATGACTCTTATATGATCCTTTTCTACGaacaatatttataaaatagcaataaaatattcacatatcctaacaactgattttttttaatacatatggTAGACTACAGAATTATTTTCGTGAGCAATAGAACAGTAGAATATTTAATGAATTCCCTTCTAGCAATCTTTTCACTAATGGTAGttgaaatactattttcttgCCAAAAAGAATGCTACAACGTACGCAGTGAGTTTCAGCACTTCTAAACCAGGTAGGTTAGTAAATACCTTGTGCTGCCTACTCTGCTATGTGGTAAGGTGCCGTACGTTTGAAACACAGTTGATTACAGTATCCGTGAACGCTCCAGAACCCATCATTAAAGTACTTCCATGCTACTATTAACAAATAATTGTGGATGCGTTGAGTGTTTCTGTCAGTtgctcaaagaaaacaaatgatttattttaatggctAAACTTTTGGGGAATGAGTATGCATTCAAGATCACTTTAAACTTTCTTTAATGACGCTGCGAGAGACGTACTTGAAACTATTTTAACAAGGAAACAACTgcttgccttttaaaatacaatctaCTTCTTGTGATCAGCCAAATCGAATGAAGAGGAGAGTAAACAGAACTTCAGAGCGTGGAACATAAAAATCCTTAATGCAAATCAaagggtgttttgggtttttttctttggtggtttttttttttaaacaaagttccTCATTTGGAATTAAATTACATAACACTGATTTTGCTGCAGTGTTGCCTAACAGACTGCATATTTTACAGGGGAAAAATCTCATTCCTGCATACTGTAGATACAATGGAATTTTAAAAGGACTATCTGTCAATCTCTGGCCATACTCTCAAGATACATCATGTTCTGTTTGCCATAACTcttatttcctttccctccttcaaATCAGCACATCATGAAAATGATATTTTGGTGGTTTATTCAATGCAATTAATTCCAGTGCTAGAATTCTTAATATCCtacaaattaaacaaattgaAATTGTGAAGAGGACGTATTTAATAGGATAAAATTAATCCAGAGTAATTGATTTGTGACCCGATCTTTCAAAGTGTAGACTAATGTCCTTAGTGCCCTCCTGGTCCCCTCATGACTTCTAATAAGCTAACAGTGCTTAGGATACAGTAGATTCTAACTCATTAATTAGGCAAGCATTCAGCAGACGTTCTGATGTTCTTGATGCTCTCTTTGCAGTGCCTGAAACTTATGCACCAAATTTTTGAGATGATATTCACAGCAGTGCCTTGGGTAGATGAAGGTCCCTGTGCAATAAATGAGGACATTTGACAGAAACCTAGGGAAGTGAGCAGGTTGCTAATGCTGCTTAGTGGTAGTACGTTGCAAAGCTAGAGgaaggttcttttttttttttttttttttaattaaaggtcTTATGATTGCTGTTTCGAAGAGGAGAAGGAATCTTAGTTTGATTGACTTACACAGTACAACAATCGTAGTTCAAAAAATTTTAGTTTGCTTATTTCAACATGTGCTGTTGACATGATTTTTTTGGACAAGCTTAATATCTTTCTGCATTAGCTTCCCCATTTATGTTTGATATAATGATATGTTCCTGTTCTATAATGATTAAGTGTTGGTGATTGGCAGCAGTAAAGAGTTTTAAGGGGTTCTGATCT
Coding sequences:
- the REC114 gene encoding meiotic recombination protein REC114; the protein is MAAARAPGASLSLSTAGRSRHIGTPGGCGKKGEAVAALPSEKRHRRKETGTRQTGHHAPLRRAKQQHGGSCDRSRKRPARALTRYLIGSPSRRRRAAAPAAHRGPLRAAMAVAGGGCTSEPGQASSLLCSATTWPLKRYGRFLPPKEGEDEGQNTSSWKVFESNEESGHLILTIVVSGHFFISQGRTVLEGFSLIDSHKWLNIVRRADCLLLRAQAKNECRMFRVQFGGDSKEQMLEHCCGCVQKLAEYVPVQVTDEQSLSQLANRENQAKDTEPNASVPHTPDEPLPDSCTSLGERRSVTQLAQSVLKKKSELPLVYRHSAWRAQELGPFIRLCLMDQNFPAFVEDVEKELKKLAEG